In Pan paniscus chromosome 1, NHGRI_mPanPan1-v2.0_pri, whole genome shotgun sequence, the DNA window GTAGGACCTCATATCCCACAGGCAAGGACTAAGAATTAGGATTAAATATTTTCGTGGGATAGCTCTAAACCAGTATTAGCAAGCACAGCCAGGGTGAGAATTCCTGGAATCTGACTGGGACCCTCGCAGTGAAAGCTGGGACTGTTGAAAACCCAATTTCAGTGTTTGCTACTCAAGTTGAGAGTGCAGGGCCAAGATAACTAGATCCCAGGACAGGCAGTTTGACAGTGAGAACAAAAGGAAGAGGCTGGGGCCAAGGTGCCTAGATCCCTCGAGAGAGAAGGGGTGGGTATTGGGAGGAAAAATGAGAACTGGGGGAACTCAGGAGTCTAGGTTCTGAAATAGCAGCAAGTCAGAATTCCAGGATCTCTGTccaccctcctcttcctcttccctctatcaggcagaagagagagaaggagggtaCTGGAGAAGTAGCCACATGGATACATTCAGGCATGGTGGGAGAAAGAGGAATTTAGTGCTGCATTGGCCCTGCGTGGGTCTGGGAAGGGTCAGGAGGCCGGGGAGGGGTGGTGGGGGCCGGTCCCAGGGTTGCAGGACGCCATCCTTTGCGGTGGCCACGTACACAGTGTGTATGACCACagccctcttctttctcctcatcactttccgTGGAGCTCTCGCCAAAGGCCCGGGATTTTTCATAAATAGAGCAGCATTTTGATGAGCGGCGGCGCATGCGTTCATTGTCCACAGTGTCACTTGTCCATTCCacctttttctctggcttccATTTCGGAAGTTTGATGGTAAGGCTCCGGTTCTCGGGCTCGGTTGTCACGGTAACTGTTGTCTCAGTGACGGTCTCGCTCAGCCCAGCCCCTGCCtcaggagagggaggaaaggaggaagggggaTGACACacccttctctttttctgtctctgaggTCTAGGAGAAGCAGTATCGGATTCAGTGGTAGCCAGGATCCTCCACCTTCTTTTCACCCCTCCTCCTGGGCCTCCGCTTCTCCACCCGTGGAGATAACCTGACCAACCCCACTTCCGGCTCTGCTTCCGGGTGATTTTTTTATACAAATAAGtcaaatatgtcatttttggactttaggggACCTAATATCTAAAACATTAATGAAGTCAGAAAAAGATATAATttgtaatttgattttggaaagtttgtccaatatcaaaggtttaaaatatttgatattataaaatagaattctAGGTCACCCTAAGTTATTCATTTAGCCAAAAATGAtaactcaaaaattttttaaaggcataaaaCTTTACTTATTGATACAGAGAAGACTTAGGTTTCCAAACAACCTATCTcttgtctttcctttctttttcctgtggtttattcaaaaggcaaacaaaaatcttCATTATCCTTTAATATTACATACAAATATTGTTCATggtcaagcgtggtggctcatatctgtaatcccagcactctgagaggccaaggtgggtggatcatttgaggtcaggagttcgagaccagcctgaccaatatggtgaaaccccatctctactaaaaatttttttaaaaaaatagccaggcggggtggtgtacctgtagtcccagctactcgggaggctgaggcaggagaatcgcttgaacctgggaggtggaggttgcagtgagttgagatcacaccactgcactccagcctgggtgacagagataaaaaagagaaaactctgttgtgcttttattccaatgttcaatTTATGGAAAACCTTTAATTTTAGCCaacatgtttacacacagaatgtTATATGTAAAAGGCTTGTTTTTGGTTCTGTAAGGAAAAATTAGCATTTAGGGAAAAAGTTTTTTAAGCAAGGTAATTTTACTTTTTGCAGAAAGGGTGCTTTTTGCAGATGGAACAATGAAAAAAGCACACCTAAACAAAGGAGGGaagcaatgtttattttttatgcagCTTATTTTTGCTACTGTGTTTTGTCTTCATTGGCTGGAGCTAGACCTTACAATTTAAACTAAAACCCGACTggctaataatttaaaaatttttaaaataggtaaaGGCAAtagagaacaaaggaaaagaggaagttgcttGTGAAAGGACTTagaaaagtaataatatttttaaataaggaaggGGCATAAGCTGTAAGTTGGGACATGCCTGTGAGCACGTTTAGCATAAATATTTTGGTTAAAGTACAAGGACATCAAAGGTACTTTTTTTTATATTGAACAGCTACATAGAATAGGGCTTAACAAAGAGTTATTAGCACAAAGCAAGGAGGCTTGAAAGaagttagtttttaaaagaaactattatttctaacacttatgatttattttttaacaagaagggaaactttgaagaggcaactttttactttctacacagaatttcttttacaagattaatttttcacaaaTCTTATGCAACTTGCTCAAACCTTCTAACTTAAAACAATCTATCTTAACTTAAAACAATCTAACTTATctaacttaaaacaatcctttaaccctatAAACTAGGCCAAAAAGAAAGTACCCACATTCCTATGCCTTCTTATAagcttttaccaaaaacacatttcacttttcttttttttcttttatcttttttttttttttttttttgagacggagtctcactctgtcgccaaggctggagtataatggcgcgatctcagtcactgcaacttctgcctcccaggttcaagcgattctcctgcctcagcctccccagtagctgggactacaggagtgcaccaccacacccggctaatttttgtatttttagtagagacatggtttcgccatgttggccaggctggtctcaaactcctgacctcaggtgatccacttgcctcggcctcccaaagtgccgggattacaggcgtgagccaccgtgcccagcctcatttgccagtttttaagtttctttttagagcatgtagtttctttctttttaaaaaattatttatttttgagacagggtctcactctgtcactcaggctggagtgcagtggtgcgatatcagctcactgcaacctctgcctcccaggttcaagtgattctcatgtctcagcttcccgagtagctgggattacaggcatgcaccaccacacctagctaatttttgtatttttagtagagatggggtttcaccatgttggccaggctggtctcgaactcctggtctcacgTGATcaacctacctcagcctcccaaagtgctgggattacaggcgtgagccaccacacctagctaatttctaGGGCCTAATAAGCCCATACAGCTGGAAGGCAAAACAGATCCCCCAAAATTAAGGGTCTCATTTTTATACCAGATCCTGGATCCCCAAAAAGGAGGGGATCAGCCCATTTCCCAACAGAGTCTTATCTCTCAGTGGCAGTGGGAACATATCCATACCTTCTAGGTGgccaagagcatgcttctctgaTCCAAACATGCAAAGAGCTGAGAATCCTCCCTTACTTGCCATTAGCCATGCCCAAAAGTATATCCTCCAACTAGTTATTACACACCAAAGCTCTCTCATAATGTGAAGTAATTTCTGATACCCCCCCAAAGTAAAAAACGTCAGATAATGCAATGCCAGACAGAAGAGAGCCTTAGATTTCAAGAGAGATCGATCTATTCAGTTCTAATTCCTGGAGTTTCAGgaggaaaacagaggtttttCCCAAAACAAGATCTGTGGCATCTCCTCCATTTTTCCCAAGGAGTCACAGGCTGTTAGAAATTATCTTAGGtcctcttggccgggcgcggtggctcatgcctgtaatcccagcactttgggaggccaaggcaggtggatcacaaggtcagtagtttgagaccagcctggccaacatggtgaaaccccgtctctactaaaaaaatacaaaaattagcccggcgtggtagcaggcacttgtaatcccagctactcgggaggctgaggtgggagaatcgcttgaatcccaggaggcagaggttgcagtgagccaaggttgcgccattgcactccagcctgggcgacagagcaagactctgtcttaaaaaaaaaaaagaaagaaagaaattatcttaGGTGCTCT includes these proteins:
- the LOC100990813 gene encoding E3 ubiquitin-protein ligase PPP1R11-like, translated to MGDRIRQVQDHGTWELFPPPKEGNLRADGSAGKDPFVTDKQLPELLSQCRCNGPQRQKKRRVCHPPSSFPPSPEAGAGLSETVTETTVTVTTEPENRSLTIKLPKWKPEKKVEWTSDTVDNERMRRRSSKCCSIYEKSRAFGESSTESDEEKEEGCGHTHCVRGHRKGWRPATLGPAPTTPPRPPDPSQTHAGPMQH